A genomic window from Lycium barbarum isolate Lr01 chromosome 4, ASM1917538v2, whole genome shotgun sequence includes:
- the LOC132634924 gene encoding glutathione S-transferase T1-like: protein MTLKLYVDRMSQPSRAIIIFCKLNGIDFEEVRIDLSKRQHLTPEFKDVNPMKQVPAIIDGRFKLFESHAILRYLACAFPRIADHWYPADLYKRAKVDSVLDWHHSNLRRGAAGYVFNTVLAPAFGLALNPQAAAETEKVLKTSLAKIESVWLQKKGRFLLGSGQPSIADLSLVCEIMQLEVLDEKDRERIIGPYKRVLKWIDDTKDAMEPHFQEVHLILFKAKEKFHKQRYTVGSSIPQSSRKPDLHSKM, encoded by the exons ATGACGCTAAAATTATACGTAGATCGTATGTCCCAACCTTCCCGTGCAATTATCATCTTCTGCAA GTTAAATGGAATCGACTTTGAGGAGGTCCGTATAGATCTATCCAAACGCCAACACTTGACTCCTGAATTTAAAG ATGTTAACCCCATGAAGCAAGTACCAGCTATAATAGATGGAAGATTTAAGCTTTTCGAAAG TCATGCAATTCTTAGATATCTGGCTTGTGCATTTCCAAGAATTGCAGATCATTG GTACCCAGCTGACTTATACAAAAGAGCAAAGGTAGACTCTGTGTTGGATTGGCATCACTCTAACTTGCGTCGTGGTGCAG CTGGATATGTCTTTAATACTGTTCTTGCTCCTGCTTTTGGGTTGGCTTTGAATCCACAAGCAGCAGCAGAAACTGAAAAAGTCCTTAAGACATCTCTTGCAAAGATCGAGTCTGTTTGGCTCCAGAAAAAAGGACGTTTTTTGCTTGGGAGCGGCCAACCTTCAATTGCAGATCTTAGCTTAGTGTGTGAGATTATGCAACTTGAG GTTTTGGATGAGAAAGATCGTGAGCGGATAATTGGCCCATACAAGAGAGTTTTGAAGTGGATTGATGACACAAAGGATGCCATGGAACCTCATTTCCAAGAGGTACATTTGATTCTCTTCAAAGCTAAAGAGAAGTTCCATAAGCAAAGATACACTGTAGGAAGTAGCATTCCTCAATCGAGCAGAAAACCCGACTTGCACTCGAAGATGTGA